A stretch of DNA from Bacteroidota bacterium:
ACCTGTTCTTCCCGTTCTTTTTTGATCTCCTGATCGACGGATGGTGCAGCAGAAACTTTCTTTGAGGTTTTCTTCAAATCTCCGGCTATATATAAAGTACCGGTTTCTTTTACAAAAGTCAATTTTTGATTGGGTTTGAGCATAACATCGGTATGCTTATCCTTGCCATTTGCTTTCGTAACTTTTATCAAACCTTTAACCAGTGTAGTTTCAATTTTATGCTCATTAGGATAACATTGAACATCAAATTCTGTACCTATATCCCTGATGGTCAAATTTGAAGCCTCAACCAGAAAAGGCCGTTTAGGATCTTTAGCTACTATAAAATAGCCCTCCCCTTCCAAAAACACCTCTCTGACTTTTTGATCAAAATTCTTCACATAACGCAACTTACTACCAGCATTCAACCATACATGAGTACCATCGGGTAAGACGAATTTTGACACGGATCCATTGGGTACTGAAATCTCAGAATATAAATTCTGCAAAGAGGTTTTTCTTATTACAAAAAATCCAACAATTCCAACAATATTGAGAACTATCAGGAAGATAGCAGCATATTTTAACCAGGGGCGGAAGGATATGTGTTTGTTTTTTGAAGAAAAGTAAGAGTCAGTTATTGAGTTTGTGTCCTCGGGCGAGGATAGAGTTTGAATTTGATTCATATAAACTTCCAATTCTTTTTCCAGATTGATGGATGCAAATTTGGAAGAAATTTTTTCTACTTCATTCCATACTTTCTGATCATCCAGAAATAATTCCTTATTTCCGGATGAAGATGAAATCCAGTTCCTCACCTGAATAATTTCAGGTTCAGAACATTCACCTGCCAGATATTTGGCTATAATATTTTTATCTAATTTTCCCATATTATGATTTAATAACGATCGACTTGGGATTTACCCCCAAAGTGAATTTTATTTTTTCATTGAGAAACAAAGTAAAATCATTACGATAAGTAATGGATAAGTTTACTTTTCAATTTATCCAGAGCAATAGTCATTTGATTTTCAACGGTTTTGGGAGAGATTTCGAGTTTCTTGGCAATTTCATTATTTTTTAATCCCACGAAACGGTTCAATTCAAAAATTTGACGGCATCGTTCAGGCAAAGAAGAAATGGCCTCCACCACTTTCCCTTCCAATTCCTTATCTGTCAATTGATCGTAGGTAACATTTTTAAAATCCGGGGGGGTACTTTTTACTTCCTCTTCATATTCCTGAATAATCTTTGTATGCCTGATAAAATCAAGACAATTGTTTTTCACAATTGCAGTCAAATAAGATTTTATTGGTTTATCATCCTGAATGGTAGAACGGTTTTCCCAGAGTTTTACAAAAGCTGACTGAACAAGATCTTTCGCATCATCCATCGAAATAGCAAAAGAAAGGGAATAGCACAACATATCCATGTAATATTTCCTGAAAATGAACCTATAAGCTTCACTACTGTTCTTCCTTAGCTCCTGATTGACAAACTGCTCATTTTTTACCATAAAACACATCAATTATTACCCCTATTTTCAGCCCTGTAAAGTTGCTGAAAAATAAATTAAAATGATGAAAAAATTAAAAAGCAAAATTAATTCTACTAATTAATTTTAAAAATTCAAATCGATAAAATTTAATTAAATAAGGGTTAATCGATTTAATTAATTGACAAATGAAAATTTTAAGGAGAATTTAGTTCCAGGCGTTTTAAATTTGTGATTTTAACAAATTTTAACTTTTTTTAAGATAAAGAGGAAAGAAAATTTAACGGGTTGGAAAATTATTAACTAAAAAATTCCGGATGCACTTAAGGTTATTTATTTGATATAGTGAATTTAATAAACTATTTTTTTGTTTTCATGTTGAACTTTCTGAAAAACAAAAAATTCATTCGTTTACACCGGAACAACAATAAAAGTGAGCTTTTACAGATGACAAGAAGAATTTTCACCACGACAGTACGCCTGGGCTGCACAAATTATTGACAAGGAATCATGAAATGGACAATGAGCTTCACAAAAGATATCCCTGTTTCAAGAACAATATTTATGCCTTAAATCTGATGTATGCCTTTAGAGTCATACATTGTTTCCCTACACTTTCGCCATAAGGACGAATGGTATAGCGCTTAATATTTGCAGGGACAATGAATGTTTCAGCATAATGGACGATAAAAGGTTCGAAAATATGATCAGGACTTTCCACAATTGCTTCCCTTCCTTTTACCAAATTAATTACATTAACACTCTGGTTGGTAAAATGCTCTACAGGTTTTGAAAACAAATGCCGGCGTGTTTCAATAAATTCATCAGGATGTAAACCCGTCCTTTCTTCCAGCCAGCCATCC
This window harbors:
- a CDS encoding RNA polymerase sigma-70 factor, whose translation is MVKNEQFVNQELRKNSSEAYRFIFRKYYMDMLCYSLSFAISMDDAKDLVQSAFVKLWENRSTIQDDKPIKSYLTAIVKNNCLDFIRHTKIIQEYEEEVKSTPPDFKNVTYDQLTDKELEGKVVEAISSLPERCRQIFELNRFVGLKNNEIAKKLEISPKTVENQMTIALDKLKSKLIHYLS
- a CDS encoding FecR family protein, coding for MGKLDKNIIAKYLAGECSEPEIIQVRNWISSSSGNKELFLDDQKVWNEVEKISSKFASINLEKELEVYMNQIQTLSSPEDTNSITDSYFSSKNKHISFRPWLKYAAIFLIVLNIVGIVGFFVIRKTSLQNLYSEISVPNGSVSKFVLPDGTHVWLNAGSKLRYVKNFDQKVREVFLEGEGYFIVAKDPKRPFLVEASNLTIRDIGTEFDVQCYPNEHKIETTLVKGLIKVTKANGKDKHTDVMLKPNQKLTFVKETGTLYIAGDLKKTSKKVSAAPSVDQEIKKEREEQV
- a CDS encoding mannose-6-phosphate isomerase, whose protein sequence is IDFDPDRYINRFPAKKHDHFLIPNGTIHCSGKNCMVLEISATPYIFTFKLWDWKRLGLDGKPRPINITHGSHVIQWQRDTDYCLNELVSKVEKIGEGDGWLEERTGLHPDEFIETRRHLFSKPVEHFTNQSVNVINLVKGREAIVESPDHIFEPFIVHYAETFIVPANIKRYTIRPYGESVGKQCMTLKAYIRFKA